The Myxococcus fulvus genome has a window encoding:
- a CDS encoding SCP2 sterol-binding domain-containing protein, which translates to MTTAKEIIETEIPQKLTAKPELAKEVNAIIHFDVSGEGGGKWTLDLTKDAGWVSAGHEGASKMTILVSNDDFVKIKNKTLNPQMAAMQGKLKFKPMDMGLAMKLAKILG; encoded by the coding sequence ATGACGACCGCGAAGGAAATCATCGAGACCGAGATTCCGCAGAAGCTCACGGCGAAGCCGGAGCTGGCGAAGGAGGTCAACGCCATCATCCACTTCGACGTCTCCGGTGAGGGTGGCGGGAAGTGGACGCTGGACCTGACCAAGGATGCGGGCTGGGTCTCCGCGGGCCACGAAGGTGCGTCGAAGATGACCATCCTCGTGAGCAACGACGACTTCGTGAAGATCAAGAACAAGACGCTCAACCCCCAGATGGCGGCCATGCAGGGCAAGCTGAAGTTCAAGCCCATGGACATGGGTCTCGCGATGAAGCTGGCGAAGATCCTGGGGTAA
- a CDS encoding response regulator: MDDDPDILEALSEILEAEGFVIRRARNGKEALERLEPEPPHLILLDLMMPVMDGWEFAQRMRQRPTTHAEIPIIVLSADRNVGSKAQDIGAVGHLAKPFELNDLLNMVRRSLPSSAANTTSA, translated from the coding sequence GTGGACGATGATCCGGACATCCTCGAAGCCCTCTCCGAAATCCTCGAAGCCGAGGGCTTCGTCATCCGCCGCGCGCGCAACGGCAAGGAGGCCCTGGAGCGCCTCGAGCCGGAGCCGCCCCACCTCATCCTGCTGGATTTGATGATGCCGGTGATGGACGGGTGGGAGTTCGCCCAGCGCATGCGCCAGCGGCCCACGACGCACGCGGAAATCCCCATCATCGTCCTCAGCGCGGACCGCAACGTGGGCAGCAAGGCCCAGGACATCGGCGCGGTGGGGCACCTGGCCAAGCCGTTCGAGCTCAATGATCTGCTCAACATGGTGCGCCGCTCACTGCCTTCCTCGGCGGCGAACACGACCAGCGCGTGA
- a CDS encoding sensor histidine kinase — protein MGAGSTAEAPGLVLVPTQGPPRLLGGLLLEHLGLQELPADVSSLDALLGAAGFQRRVGDARLWEKEDDHVLLAGEEPLGDGGRLFWTFPVAWDEADNRRRVRYLGMASHDLRGSLANIRSYAALLLNGRSPLEPKVQRGLETILRNADRSLSFSQDFFDSSRADLGSLACEPERQSLLPLLDAAVERQRPAATAANVALVLDLDPSESQPEVSVDGARIQHALEAFILYQLSRAQPGEVIHLRIHPGAPRVRVEVRREGVPLSDEDASAVFRREERAFREKKLEDPLRIYLARQEVEAHGGSVGVETDPSGSSLFITLTAVPGATLAEAAALQA, from the coding sequence ATGGGAGCTGGCAGCACGGCGGAAGCGCCTGGCCTCGTCCTCGTCCCCACGCAGGGGCCCCCACGCCTGCTGGGCGGCCTGCTGCTCGAGCATCTGGGCCTCCAGGAGCTGCCCGCGGACGTCAGCTCCCTGGACGCGCTCCTGGGCGCCGCGGGCTTCCAGCGCCGCGTCGGGGATGCCCGCCTCTGGGAGAAGGAGGACGACCACGTCCTGCTCGCGGGCGAGGAGCCCCTGGGCGACGGGGGGCGCCTGTTCTGGACCTTCCCCGTGGCCTGGGACGAGGCCGACAACCGCCGTCGGGTGCGCTACCTGGGCATGGCGTCCCACGACTTGCGAGGCTCGCTGGCCAACATCCGCTCCTACGCCGCGCTGCTGCTCAACGGCCGCTCGCCGCTGGAGCCCAAGGTGCAGCGCGGGCTGGAGACCATCCTGCGCAACGCGGACCGCTCGCTGTCGTTCTCCCAGGACTTCTTCGACTCCAGCCGCGCCGACCTGGGCTCGCTCGCCTGCGAGCCGGAGCGCCAGTCGCTGTTGCCCCTGCTGGACGCGGCGGTGGAGCGGCAGCGCCCGGCGGCCACCGCCGCCAACGTGGCGCTCGTGTTGGATCTGGACCCGAGCGAGTCCCAGCCCGAGGTGAGCGTGGACGGCGCCCGCATCCAGCACGCCCTGGAGGCCTTCATCCTCTACCAGCTCTCCCGCGCCCAGCCCGGGGAGGTCATCCACCTGCGCATCCATCCCGGCGCGCCCCGGGTGCGGGTGGAGGTGCGCCGCGAGGGAGTGCCCCTGTCGGACGAGGACGCCTCGGCGGTGTTCCGGCGCGAGGAGCGGGCCTTCCGGGAGAAGAAGCTGGAGGATCCGCTGCGCATCTACCTGGCCCGACAGGAGGTGGAGGCGCACGGAGGCAGCGTGGGGGTGGAGACGGATCCGTCCGGCAGCTCGCTCTTCATCACCCTGACGGCGGTGCCGGGCGCCACGCTCGCAGAGGCAGCGGCCCTCCAGGCATGA
- the tatA gene encoding twin-arginine translocase TatA/TatE family subunit, producing the protein MELLLILFVLLLLFGATRLPQLGSSLGSAIRNFKRGFGGEEDAGTPGADKKGGNLASGGNVDKDVKSSSPSSHA; encoded by the coding sequence ATGGAACTTCTTCTCATCCTGTTTGTGCTGCTGCTCCTCTTCGGGGCCACGCGGCTGCCGCAGCTCGGCTCGTCCCTGGGCAGCGCGATTCGCAACTTCAAGCGCGGCTTCGGAGGCGAGGAGGACGCGGGTACGCCCGGCGCCGACAAGAAGGGCGGCAACCTGGCCAGCGGCGGCAATGTGGACAAGGACGTGAAGTCCTCGTCCCCCAGCAGCCACGCCTGA
- a CDS encoding AMP-dependent synthetase/ligase: MRAENQVGPSASAAGAQEGNLVQLLIQRAQNASKAGVTHKKDGRWQDVSFGQVLDDVKALSAGLVAQGVKPGDRVALFANTSLMWIVADLAITAAQAITVPIYSSNLPDEFRYVIKHSETSFVFVDNDEKDAKQAGRLTRVRQKLAECPTVQKVIVFEGAVAGGQEVSLADVMAQGREAHQANPASFEERVASVKSEDTNCLIYTSGTTGDPKGAILTHGNWTYQAHAVQAIGMMEPSDAVMLFLPLAHVFAQVVKAAWLSMGFRLIIAESVDKLMANIVETRPTVLPSVPRVFEKVYNTVVSNGTSAPGLKGRMARWAFKLFDEYVDAKQQGREYDGLAFTLAKKLVFTKVRATLDEKLGGNMRLFVSGGAPLSRKIGYFFDLLGFKVVEGYGLTETAAPTNANRPNKIKIGTVGPAMPGTEVKIASDGEVLARGPCIMKGYYKNDTATAEVLEADGWFHTGDIGELDSDGYLRITDRKKDIIVTAGGKNVAPQNIENTLKTFPILSQAMVYGDKRPYLVALITVGEDTAKKLLEEKGAPVGSYAENAKRPEVHAAVKAVLDKVNADSPPYATIKRFTIMSADFTQESGELTPTLKVKRKVCSQKYKAQIDAMYDNVAVVE; the protein is encoded by the coding sequence AGGTAGGACCTTCGGCTTCGGCGGCCGGAGCGCAGGAGGGAAACCTGGTCCAGTTGCTGATCCAGCGCGCGCAGAACGCCTCCAAGGCGGGTGTGACGCACAAGAAGGACGGCCGCTGGCAGGACGTGAGTTTCGGGCAGGTGCTGGACGACGTGAAGGCGTTGTCCGCGGGCCTGGTGGCGCAGGGCGTGAAGCCTGGAGACAGGGTGGCGCTGTTCGCCAACACCAGCCTTATGTGGATCGTCGCGGACCTGGCGATCACCGCGGCGCAGGCCATCACCGTCCCCATCTATTCGTCCAACCTCCCGGACGAGTTCCGCTACGTCATCAAGCACTCGGAGACGTCCTTCGTCTTCGTGGACAATGACGAGAAGGATGCCAAGCAGGCGGGCCGCCTGACGCGCGTGCGGCAGAAGCTGGCCGAGTGCCCCACCGTCCAGAAGGTCATCGTCTTCGAGGGCGCCGTGGCGGGCGGCCAGGAAGTCTCCCTGGCGGACGTGATGGCCCAGGGCCGCGAGGCGCACCAGGCCAACCCGGCGTCCTTCGAGGAGCGGGTGGCCTCGGTGAAGTCCGAGGACACCAACTGTCTCATCTACACCTCGGGCACCACGGGTGACCCGAAGGGCGCCATCCTCACGCACGGCAACTGGACGTACCAGGCGCACGCGGTGCAGGCCATCGGGATGATGGAGCCCAGCGACGCGGTCATGCTGTTCCTGCCGCTGGCGCACGTGTTCGCGCAGGTGGTGAAGGCGGCGTGGCTGTCCATGGGCTTCCGGCTCATCATCGCGGAGTCGGTGGACAAGCTGATGGCGAACATCGTGGAGACGCGTCCCACGGTGCTGCCGTCGGTGCCGCGCGTGTTCGAGAAGGTCTACAACACGGTGGTGTCCAACGGCACGTCGGCCCCGGGCCTCAAGGGCCGGATGGCGCGCTGGGCCTTCAAGCTGTTCGACGAGTACGTCGATGCGAAGCAGCAGGGCCGCGAGTACGACGGCCTGGCCTTCACCCTGGCCAAGAAGCTGGTGTTCACCAAGGTGCGCGCCACGCTGGACGAGAAGCTGGGCGGCAACATGCGCCTGTTCGTCTCCGGCGGCGCGCCGCTGTCGCGGAAGATCGGCTACTTCTTCGACCTGCTGGGCTTCAAGGTGGTGGAGGGCTACGGCCTGACGGAGACGGCCGCGCCCACCAACGCGAACCGCCCGAACAAGATCAAGATCGGCACCGTGGGCCCCGCCATGCCGGGCACCGAGGTGAAGATCGCCTCCGACGGCGAGGTGCTCGCCCGTGGCCCCTGCATCATGAAGGGCTACTACAAGAACGACACGGCCACGGCCGAGGTCCTGGAGGCGGACGGCTGGTTCCACACCGGTGACATCGGTGAGCTGGACTCGGACGGCTACCTGCGCATCACCGACCGCAAGAAGGACATCATCGTCACGGCGGGCGGCAAGAACGTGGCGCCGCAGAACATCGAGAACACGCTCAAGACCTTCCCCATCCTCAGCCAGGCCATGGTGTACGGCGACAAGCGCCCGTACCTGGTGGCGCTCATCACCGTGGGCGAGGACACGGCGAAGAAGCTGCTGGAGGAGAAGGGCGCCCCGGTGGGCAGCTACGCGGAGAACGCGAAGCGACCGGAGGTCCACGCGGCCGTGAAGGCGGTGCTGGACAAGGTGAACGCGGACTCGCCGCCGTACGCCACCATCAAGCGCTTCACCATCATGTCCGCCGACTTCACCCAGGAGTCCGGCGAGCTGACGCCCACCCTCAAGGTGAAGCGCAAGGTGTGCAGCCAGAAGTACAAGGCGCAGATCGACGCCATGTACGACAACGTGGCCGTCGTCGAGTAG